In the Campylobacter showae genome, one interval contains:
- a CDS encoding phosphatidate cytidylyltransferase: MNPQNHILNLFLGLIAVLVVSSAVAFILKAKFGAENKTVSNLTSRINAWWAMILVIFAFTYMGKNAVIFLFLLVSFAALREFLSLIYIRRGDHIALVACFYVILPVQYIFIYADWYAMAMIFIPVYGFLFLPILAAICGDAAYFLERSTKIQWALMICVFCISHIPALLLLDLESGSSMELMLFLIIVVQSSDVLQYVWGKLFGKRKIAPSISPSKTVVGFGGGVLSASALAACLHHLTPFGAVGAFFIGLAVCMMGFLGGLVMSAIKRDLGVKDWGYMISGHGGMLDRMDSLCFAAPIFFHIVRYFYA; encoded by the coding sequence ATGAACCCGCAAAATCATATATTAAATCTATTTTTAGGACTCATCGCGGTGCTGGTCGTCTCTAGCGCCGTTGCCTTTATCCTAAAGGCGAAATTTGGCGCCGAGAACAAAACCGTATCAAATTTGACCTCGCGCATAAACGCCTGGTGGGCGATGATTTTGGTGATTTTTGCATTTACGTATATGGGCAAAAACGCCGTGATATTTTTGTTTTTGCTAGTATCTTTTGCCGCATTGCGCGAGTTTTTGTCGCTCATCTACATCCGCAGGGGCGATCATATCGCGCTCGTGGCGTGCTTTTACGTGATTTTGCCGGTACAGTATATATTTATATATGCCGATTGGTACGCAATGGCGATGATATTCATCCCAGTTTACGGATTTTTGTTTTTACCGATTTTGGCGGCTATTTGCGGAGATGCGGCCTATTTTTTAGAGCGCTCGACGAAGATCCAGTGGGCGCTGATGATCTGCGTCTTTTGTATCTCGCATATCCCCGCGCTTCTTTTGCTAGACCTTGAGAGTGGCAGCAGTATGGAGCTGATGCTGTTTTTGATCATAGTCGTGCAATCTAGCGACGTGCTGCAGTACGTCTGGGGCAAGCTTTTTGGTAAGCGCAAGATCGCGCCTAGTATCAGTCCGTCTAAGACCGTGGTAGGCTTTGGGGGAGGGGTTCTTAGCGCTAGCGCGCTAGCCGCGTGCCTGCATCATCTCACGCCTTTTGGCGCGGTGGGGGCGTTTTTCATCGGGCTTGCCGTTTGTATGATGGGTTTTTTAGGAGGGCTTGTTATGTCTGCAATCAAGCGCGATCTGGGCGTCAAGGACTGGGGCTATATGATCAGCGGGCACGGCGGGATGCTTGACCGTATGGACTCGCTGTGCTTTGCGGCGCCGATATTTTTTCACATAGTTAGATATTTTTACGCGTGA
- a CDS encoding DUF1287 domain-containing protein, whose amino-acid sequence MKIWSKILLLALAANFAFAFSAGKLVQDARAQIGQTLFYDPLYSRLEYPMGDVDMIKGVCTDVVVRALRGQDIDLQRLIHEDMSANFSAYPKNWGAKKTDKNIDHRRVPNISTYLKRKGYEAKGEFKAGDIVTWRLDNGRPHIGIVSDKFAASKTPLVIHNIGLGAQEENVLNEYEITGHFRIK is encoded by the coding sequence ATGAAAATTTGGAGCAAAATTTTACTTTTAGCGCTCGCGGCAAATTTTGCCTTTGCATTTTCGGCTGGGAAGCTAGTGCAAGACGCTAGAGCGCAGATCGGGCAGACGCTGTTTTACGATCCTTTGTACTCTAGGCTTGAGTACCCGATGGGCGACGTGGATATGATAAAGGGCGTTTGCACCGACGTCGTCGTTAGGGCGCTGCGCGGACAGGATATCGATCTGCAGCGGCTCATCCATGAGGATATGAGCGCAAATTTTAGCGCCTATCCAAAAAACTGGGGCGCGAAAAAGACCGACAAGAACATCGATCATCGCCGCGTGCCAAACATCTCGACCTATCTAAAACGCAAGGGTTACGAGGCGAAGGGCGAGTTTAAAGCGGGCGATATCGTGACGTGGCGGCTTGATAACGGCAGGCCGCATATCGGCATAGTTTCGGATAAATTTGCCGCTAGCAAAACCCCGCTCGTGATCCACAATATCGGGCTTGGCGCGCAGGAGGAGAATGTGCTAAACGAG